Proteins found in one Coffea eugenioides isolate CCC68of chromosome 5, Ceug_1.0, whole genome shotgun sequence genomic segment:
- the LOC113771196 gene encoding uncharacterized protein LOC113771196, protein MSGIGKKSRKGNVALKLDMLKAYDRVSWFFTDKVLHKFGFEEHFIYMVWRLVSNVCFSILIDGASYGFFKLIKGIRQGDPLSLALFVIGAEVLSRSLNSLNSHFGFVGFRVPRGCPPMTHLAFADNVLIFANGSSFSLKNIMQVLMLYQKSFGRLVNT, encoded by the coding sequence ATGTCGGGGATCGGGAAAAAGTCTAGAAAGGGTAATGTGGCTTTAAAGTTGGACATGTTGAAAGCGTATGATCGGGTATCCTGGTTCTTTACTgataaagttttgcataaatTTGGGTTTGAGGAGCATTTTATTTACATGGTGTGGAGATTGGTTTCTAATGTTTGCTTCTCGATCCTTATTGATGGAGCGTCATATGGCTTTTTTAAATTGATCAAAGGTATTCGTCAGGGTGATCCGCTCTCACTAGCCTTATTTGTCATTGGAGCTGAGGTTCTATCGAGAAGTCTGAATAGTCTTAATTCACACTTTGGCTTTGTGGGGTTCAGAGTACCAAGGGGGTGTCCTCCTATGACCCACCTGGCTTTTGCTGATAATGTGCTTATTTTCGCTAATGGTTCTTCTTTCTCCTTAAAGAACATTATGCAGGTGCTGATGCTATATCAGAAATCATTTGGACGATTGGTGAACACCTAG